The Chlamydiota bacterium genome segment AAAAGGGCTCTAGAACATTCACAAAAGATGTTTCATCTCTCCGATATATTCTTCCCTCTTTTTCCATCACTTCTAACGTTTTTTCATATTTCAAAGGACGAAACCCTTTCTGAGAAAGACGAAGAGAAATCACAGGCCGTCCTGAATGAAGGGATTCCATCAACATGGAAAAACTGTCTTCCGTTACAAGAACGACATCCGATAAACCTAAAATCCCTGGAATAGGACTTTCGGGATTCTCCTTTGCCCACAAAAGATGAACACCGGGCTTTCCTCCTAAAATATCTTTGAACATTTTTCCTATTCCTTCAGGGGTTCTTCGAGAAGTGGCCAGCAAAATTTCTGCATTCTGTTTTTGGCTTGTTTTAAGAAGCTCTAAGGCAAAGGTCTTCATTTGATCCATCTTCATGTTTTGCCGTTTAGAATTTCCTCCAACAAGAATTCCAATCTTCTTTTGACTTGTTAAAGTGAATCGTTCTGAAAGAGTTTGAGCCGCCTCTTTAAGATCCTTTTCAGTAATCGGAGTCGGTATTCCTAAGAGACGCAAAACCCTCTTATTTTCCGAAGGATGGTCGTGAAAAGGCAAGATGGCAAGATCAAAAGATTTTTCAACGTTTAAAAACCCTGAGCGCATGATCACCACAGACTTTGCGCCATAATAAGATTTCAAAATAGTGGCCGCGGGAGCTGCGATAGAACCACAGCTCAAAATCAGCGAAGGGGACCTCAGCGAAAGAGCATTCAGTGAATTTTGTGAAAGGGCCCATTTTAAAATTCCCATTTTTAAAATTCTCGCCAAAATAGATAAGTAGACGATGAGCCGATGAAATTTTGAGCGATATTGAATCACCACCGACTGATGTTCCCAATCCTGAAGACCTTTTAAAATCCCCAGCAATTGATTAAAATGACCCGGCTTTCCATCATGAAGAAGAAGGATTTTTTTACGAATGGCAGACGCCTCATTAAGGGGACGAGTCTTCCACCGTCGATGAGGCCATAACCACTGTCCAGGATCCTCACGAATAAATTTCTCAAGATCCTGGGTGAATCGTTCAAGAGCTTTCTTCTCCTTTTCTTGAAGCGTCAGATTCTCTAGCCCTAGCGAAATATCTTTTCCGATATAAAGCCTGTATTCCAATCGATCAGAGGTACGCCTCAAAAATACAGGAAGAATGGGTACACCCGACTTTAATCCCAGACGGATAATTCCAGTCGGTGTCGACGCCAAACGCCCAAAAAATCGAACAAAAGAACCGCGCCTGCCACCGTCCTGGTCGATCAACGCCCCCACTGTTTGGCCATGTTCAAAGGCATCCACAATATGCCGAATCTGACCTTTACTAATCACATAAACATCATGGCGTGAACGGATCGAATGAAGCCATTCTTGAGCCATTTTACCCTTCACATCCCTGGCAATGACAGACTCCAGGAAACCCGCCCACCGGCCCAACCGAGCGAGAAGCTCCCAATGCCCGACATGCCCTGTCAAAAAAAGAATGGCCTTGCCCTGATTTCTGGCTTTTTCCAAATTCTCAAAGCCCTGATCTAAAACTTGATCCCTCAATTTAGCCGTTGATTTTCTGGAAAGAATCAAGGTTTCAAGCCCCAATAACACAAGATGCTGAAAGGCTTGGCGGGCAATTCGTTTAATCTGGGGCAAATGATATTCAGGAAAAGCGGCTTTTAAATTGAGAAGGGCAATTTGACGGTGTTTTTTATCTAAAAGATAAAAGAGACTTCCTAAAAATCGGCCCAAGAGCAAGGTAAAAGGAGAGGGGAGAAGGCCTATCAAAAAATTAAGGAGATGGAAAAAAAACATATTTCTACCCAAAGTACAGTCGTATTTTTCACTTTTAACTTTACACTTTACACTTTTAACTTGCTTTTAATAGTAGCAAATATCGTGTACAAAATGATTAAAGTCAGAGGCGCCCTTTACGATTTTGATTTCCACTCGGAGAAAAAGAATTTTAACCCCCTCAAAATGAACCGCTGGAATTCTAACAGCATCTTTTTCTGTCGTAATAACCGTATCGATTCCTTTTTCTCGTGCTCGCGTCAGCACTTCTCTTAATTCACGACGGCTATAGCGATGATGATCTCTAAACCTAAAGGAAAGATCAATCTGAGATCCTAAACGAATGAGGGTATCCTCAAAACCTTCTGGAATGGCAATGGCTGAAAGCGCACATATCTTTCGAGACGCTAAAAAACTTAAAGGAATTTTTTCTTCGGTATCAAAACGTGTTAAATATTTTGGATCATGAATGCATTCTAATATTTCAGAAGTGGGTGAAATATGACGAATCTCTTCTTTGAGGGCGGTGGTATCAGAAACTTTCTCTACTTTTGTTAAAAAAACAAAGTTGGCCCTGGATAACTCCTGAGAGGATTCTCTTAAAAGACCTCGAGGAAGGACATATCCATATCCAAAAGGGTTGGTTGAATCAATCAGCAAAATCTCATGAGTTTTATGAATAGGAAGATATTGAAAACCATCATCTAAAAGCAAAATATCGACTCCCAAATTTTTAATCGCAAATGAACCGGATCGGATACGGTTTTTAGCGACAAGAACGCAAACCCCATCTAAATTTCTGGCAAGCATGTAGGGCTCGTCTCCTGCTTCCTGGGCATTCATTCGAATCACTTTTCCATCTGAAACAATGGCAATATCGTTGGACAGGGGATTCTTTCGAAAAAATTTTCTTTTC includes the following:
- the lpxK gene encoding tetraacyldisaccharide 4'-kinase, yielding MQRIEDKIVRIIKGEAKGRKADAVRTVLLTLSKLYGAVVGFRLWMYRHRFFRKIILGCPVISVGNITVGGTGKTPVVEMLARSLSQGGRKVAVLSRGYKKKRKFFRKNPLSNDIAIVSDGKVIRMNAQEAGDEPYMLARNLDGVCVLVAKNRIRSGSFAIKNLGVDILLLDDGFQYLPIHKTHEILLIDSTNPFGYGYVLPRGLLRESSQELSRANFVFLTKVEKVSDTTALKEEIRHISPTSEILECIHDPKYLTRFDTEEKIPLSFLASRKICALSAIAIPEGFEDTLIRLGSQIDLSFRFRDHHRYSRRELREVLTRAREKGIDTVITTEKDAVRIPAVHFEGVKILFLRVEIKIVKGASDFNHFVHDICYY
- a CDS encoding mitochondrial fission ELM1 family protein, with protein sequence MFFFHLLNFLIGLLPSPFTLLLGRFLGSLFYLLDKKHRQIALLNLKAAFPEYHLPQIKRIARQAFQHLVLLGLETLILSRKSTAKLRDQVLDQGFENLEKARNQGKAILFLTGHVGHWELLARLGRWAGFLESVIARDVKGKMAQEWLHSIRSRHDVYVISKGQIRHIVDAFEHGQTVGALIDQDGGRRGSFVRFFGRLASTPTGIIRLGLKSGVPILPVFLRRTSDRLEYRLYIGKDISLGLENLTLQEKEKKALERFTQDLEKFIREDPGQWLWPHRRWKTRPLNEASAIRKKILLLHDGKPGHFNQLLGILKGLQDWEHQSVVIQYRSKFHRLIVYLSILARILKMGILKWALSQNSLNALSLRSPSLILSCGSIAAPAATILKSYYGAKSVVIMRSGFLNVEKSFDLAILPFHDHPSENKRVLRLLGIPTPITEKDLKEAAQTLSERFTLTSQKKIGILVGGNSKRQNMKMDQMKTFALELLKTSQKQNAEILLATSRRTPEGIGKMFKDILGGKPGVHLLWAKENPESPIPGILGLSDVVLVTEDSFSMLMESLHSGRPVISLRLSQKGFRPLKYEKTLEVMEKEGRIYRRDETSFVNVLEPFLANDRQPSKVNNVETDQAVNAILKLMEI